From a single Excalfactoria chinensis isolate bCotChi1 unplaced genomic scaffold, bCotChi1.hap2 Scaffold_85, whole genome shotgun sequence genomic region:
- the LOC140265366 gene encoding olfactory receptor 4S2-like, whose translation MATQVTNAVNASGVKEFILIGLSERQGVQGLYFVMFLCFYTINVVGNLLIIVTVISSQHLNSPMYFFLCYLSFVDICYSSVTAPKLIADFLVKNKTISFVGCIAQLFGVHFFGCTEIFILTVMAYDRYTAICRPLHYTTLMTRRTCSRMVVGSWLGGCAHSIVQALLTARLPFCGPNKVDHYFCDVHPLLRLACADTYAVSIIVIANSGMIPLSSFFILVVSYVVILVSLRSHTSEGRRKALSTCGSHITVVVLFFGPCTFTYIRPSSDLSEDKIMALFYTLIAPMLNPLIYTLRNKEVKNAMRKLWSRRVESEKAKV comes from the coding sequence ATGGCTACCCAAGTGACCAATGCGGTGAATGCAAGTGGTGTGAAGGAGTTCATTCTCATCGGCCTCTCTGAGAGACAAGGTGTGCAGGGACTGTACTTTGTaatgtttctttgcttctatACAATTAACGTGGTGGGAAATCTGCTCATTATTGTTACCGTGATTAGCAGCCAACATCTGAACtcccccatgtacttcttcctctgCTACTTGTCCTTTGTAGACATCTGTTACTCCTCTGTCACAGCTCCCAAATTGATTGCTGACTTCCttgtcaaaaacaaaaccatctccTTTGTGGGCTGCATAGCACAGCTCTTTGGGGTCCATTTCTTCGGCTGCACAGAGATCTTCATCCTCACAGTGATGGCCTATGATCGCTACACAGCCATCTGCAGACCTCTCCACTACACCACGCTCATGACTAGGCGCACATGCAGCCGCATGGTGGTGGGCTCATGGCTGGGAGGCTGTGCGCACTCCATTGTGCAGGCTCTTCTGACCGCTCGGCTCCCCTTCTGTGGCCCCAACAAAGTTGACCACTACTTCTGCGATGTCCATCCCCTGCTACGGCTGGCCTGCGCTGACACCTACGCCGTCAGCATCATTGTCATTGCCAACAGTGGGATGATACCTCTGagctctttcttcattttggttGTGTCTTACGTGGTGATCCTGGTCTCCTTGAGAAGTCACACATCTGAAGGACGGCGCAAGGCCCTCTCCACCTGTGGGTCCCACATCACTGTGGTGGTTCTGTTCTTCGGGCCGTGCACATTCACCTACATACGCCCATCCAGTGATCTCTCGGAGGACAAGATCATGGCACTATTTTATACCCTAATTGCCCCCATGCTAAACCCCCTAATCTACACACTGAGGAATAAAGAGGTAAAGAATGCCATGAGAAAACTGTGGAGTAGAAGAGTAGAAAGTGAAAAGGCAAAGGTGTAG
- the LOC140265439 gene encoding olfactory receptor 14J1-like — protein MPNSSSISEFLLLPLADTRQLQLLHFWLLLGIYLAALLGNGLISTAVACDQRLHTPMYFFLLNLALLDLGCISTTLPKAMANALWDTRAISYTGCAAQLFFFLFFISAEYYLLTIMSYDRYVAICKPLHYGTLMDSRACATMAAAAWGAGLLNSLLHTASTFSLPLCQGNVVNQFFCEIPQILKLSCSDSNLREVVLIIFSASLGFGCFVFIVVSYVQIFMAVLRMPSDQGRHKAFSTCLPHLAVVSLFVSTGIFANLKPPSLSSPFMDLLVSLLYSVVPPTLNPIIYSMRNREIKHSLRKVLQYALFQLP, from the coding sequence atgcccaacagcagctccatcagcgagttcctcctgctgccgttggcagacacgcggcagctgcagctcctgcacttctggctcttgctgggcatctacctggctgccctcctgggcaacggcctcatcagcacagccgtagcctgcgaccagcgcctgcacacccccatgtacttcttcctcctcaacctggccctcctcgacctgggctgcatctccaccactctccccaaagccatggccaacgccctctgggacaccagggccatctcctacacaggatgtgctgcacagctctttttctttctcttcttcatctcagcagagtattaccttctcaccatcatgtcctatgaccgctacgttgccatctgcaagcccctgcactacgggaccttgatggacagcagagcttgtgccaccatggcagcagctgcctggggcgctgggcttctcaattccctgctgcacactgccagtacgttttcactgcctctctgccaaggcaatgttgtcaaccagtttttctgtgaaatcccccagatcctcaagctctcctgctcagactCAAATCTTagggaagttgtgcttatcatttttagtgccagtttaggctttgggtgctttgttttcatagttgtgtcctatgtgcagatcttcatggccgtgctgaggatgccctctgatcagggacggcacaaagccttctccacgtgcctccctcacctggctgtggtctccctgtttgtcAGCACAGGCATTTTTGCcaacctgaagcccccctctctctcttccccatttATGGACCTGCTGGTGTCACTTCTGTACTCGGTGgtgcctccaacactgaaccctattatctacagcatgaggaacagggagatcaagcactctctcaggaaggtgttgcaataCGCACTATTTCAGCTTCCATAA
- the LOC140265420 gene encoding olfactory receptor 14J1-like: MPNSSSISKFLLLPLAETRQLQLLHFWLLLGIYLAALLGNGLISTAVACDRRLHTPMYFFLLNLALLDLGCISTTLPKAMANALWDTRAISYAGCAAQIFFFLFLISAECSLLTIMSYDRYIAICKPLHYGTLMDSRACATMAAAAWGAGFLNSLLHTASTFSLPLCQGNAVNQFFCEVPQILKLSCSGSYFREVVLIIFSASLGFGCFVFIVLSYVQIFMAVLRMPSEQGRHKVFSTCLPHLAVVSLFLSTAFFAYLKPASISSPFMDLMVALLYSVVPPALNPVIYSMRNQEVKDAVR; encoded by the coding sequence atgcccaacagcagctccatcagcaagttcctcctgctgccgttggcagaaacgcggcagctgcagctcctgcacttctggctcttgctgggcatctacctggctgccctcctgggcaacggcctcatcagcacagccgtagcctgcgaccgccgcctgcacacccccatgtacttcttcctgctcaacctggccctcctcgacctgggctgcatctccaccactctccccaaagccatggccaacgccctctgggacaccagggccatctcctacgcaggatgtgctgcacagatctttttctttctcttcctcatctcagcagagtgttcccttctcaccatcatgtcctatgaccgctacattgccatctgcaagcccctgcactacgggaccttgatggacagcagagcttgtgccaccatggcagcagctgcctggggcgctgggtttctcaattccctgctgcacactgccagtacgttttcactgcctctctgccaaggcaatgctgtcaaccagtttttctgtgaagttccccagatcctcaagctctcctgctcaggctcctacttcagggaagttgtgcttatcatttttagtgccagtttaggctttgggtgctttgttttcatagttctgtcctatgtgcagatcttcatggccgtgctgaggatgccctctgagcagggacggcacaaagtcttctccacgtgcctccctcacctggctgtggtctccctgtttctcagcactgccttttttgcctacctgaagcccgcctccatttcctccccattcatggacctgatggtggcacttctgtactcagtggtgcctccagcactgaaccccgtcatctacagcatgaggaaccaggaagtcaaggatgcagtgaggtaA